One window of the Thermus neutrinimicus genome contains the following:
- a CDS encoding inositol monophosphatase family protein, with product MIGRKHPYFPYLETMLEAAHLAKGIHAYYQAKGFTHGTKSGPTDLVTQADRESEEAIKELLLSRFPEAGFLGEEGGSEGGKALRFIVDPLDGTVNYAHGFPFYGVSLALEVEGHIQVGVVLDTSRDEAFYAVRGEGAFLNGRPIRVTKRKELLGSLLATGFPYDVAKDPENLTYFHRALSKGLLVRRPGAAALDLVYVAAGRLEGFWEVKLNPWDVAAGWLIVEEAGGKVTDLEGKPYRLGHRYIVATNGHIHEALIQTLLAQG from the coding sequence GTGATTGGCCGGAAGCACCCCTACTTCCCTTATCTGGAAACCATGCTGGAAGCCGCCCATCTGGCCAAGGGCATCCACGCCTATTACCAGGCCAAGGGCTTCACCCACGGAACCAAGTCCGGCCCCACCGACCTGGTCACCCAGGCGGACCGGGAGTCGGAGGAAGCCATCAAGGAACTCCTCCTCTCCCGCTTCCCCGAGGCGGGTTTTTTGGGGGAAGAGGGGGGAAGCGAGGGGGGAAAGGCCCTGCGCTTCATCGTGGACCCCCTGGACGGCACCGTGAACTACGCCCATGGCTTTCCCTTCTATGGGGTTTCCCTTGCCCTCGAGGTGGAGGGGCATATCCAGGTGGGGGTGGTGCTGGACACCAGCCGGGACGAGGCCTTTTACGCGGTGCGGGGGGAAGGTGCCTTCTTAAACGGCAGGCCCATCCGGGTCACAAAGCGGAAGGAGCTTTTGGGAAGCCTGCTCGCCACGGGATTCCCCTACGATGTGGCCAAGGACCCGGAAAACCTCACCTATTTTCACCGGGCCCTGTCCAAGGGACTCCTGGTGCGCAGGCCAGGGGCGGCGGCCTTGGACCTGGTCTATGTGGCCGCCGGGCGGCTGGAGGGCTTCTGGGAGGTGAAGCTGAATCCCTGGGATGTGGCTGCAGGCTGGCTCATCGTGGAGGAGGCTGGGGGTAAGGTCACCGACCTGGAGGGGAAGCCCTACCGCCTAGGGCACCGCTACATCGTGGCCACCAACGGGCACATCCACGAGGCCCTTATCCAAACCCTTCTAGCCCAGGG
- a CDS encoding phosphoribosylanthranilate isomerase, producing the protein MTRIKICGITRLEDALLAEALGAFAVGFVFAPGSRRRVALEVARAISEALGPFVVRVGVFQDQGPEEVLPIMEKARLQVVQLHGQEPPEWAEAIGRYFPVIKAFPLAGPADPGWAQYPAGALLLDGKAPGSGQTYPRDWAKPLLQTGKRIILAGGITPENLEEVLALRPYAIDLASGVERAPGIKDEAKLRALFARGRVWDSSV; encoded by the coding sequence TTGACCCGCATCAAGATCTGCGGCATCACCCGGTTGGAGGACGCCCTTCTGGCGGAGGCCCTGGGGGCCTTCGCCGTGGGGTTTGTCTTTGCCCCAGGCTCCAGAAGGCGGGTGGCCCTCGAGGTGGCCCGGGCCATCTCCGAGGCTTTGGGCCCCTTTGTGGTAAGGGTGGGGGTCTTCCAGGACCAAGGCCCCGAGGAGGTGCTTCCCATCATGGAGAAGGCCCGGCTCCAGGTGGTCCAGCTCCATGGCCAGGAGCCCCCGGAGTGGGCAGAAGCCATCGGCAGGTACTTTCCCGTCATCAAGGCCTTTCCTCTCGCCGGCCCTGCGGATCCTGGCTGGGCCCAGTACCCCGCAGGCGCCCTTCTCTTGGACGGCAAGGCTCCAGGAAGCGGCCAAACCTACCCGAGGGACTGGGCCAAACCCCTTTTGCAAACGGGAAAGCGCATCATCCTGGCTGGCGGGATAACCCCCGAAAACCTGGAGGAGGTTTTGGCCCTCAGGCCTTACGCCATAGACCTGGCCAGCGGGGTGGAAAGGGCCCCGGGGATAAAGGACGAGGCCAAGCTAAGGGCCCTTTTCGCCAGGGGAAGGGTATGGGATTCCAGCGTATGA
- a CDS encoding Uma2 family endonuclease — translation MRAGLLEARAIQGSKASQAHDRQVQLPLHAQAGIPEVWLESLEGKGVEVYRDPPGGAYPGVREPSPEDTLYPRAFPQV, via the coding sequence CTGAGGGCCGGCCTCCTCGAGGCCAGGGCAATCCAGGGGTCCAAGGCTTCCCAAGCCCATGACCGCCAGGTCCAGCTTCCCCTCCACGCCCAGGCCGGGATTCCCGAGGTCTGGCTGGAGAGCCTGGAGGGAAAGGGGGTGGAGGTCTACCGGGATCCCCCGGGAGGAGCCTACCCGGGGGTGCGGGAGCCAAGCCCTGAGGACACCCTATACCCCAGGGCCTTCCCTCAGGTTTAA
- a CDS encoding adenosylcobalamin-dependent ribonucleoside-diphosphate reductase codes for MERYFFDEHAQAIAKRQYLQEGDGDILGMFRRVAREIAKVEKPEDRAFWEEKFYHLMASKRFSPGGRILAGAGTAHGNLLNCFVQGATENPPESFAGIMEVAKKLALVTKVGGGNGVNLDPYRSKGNRQRRAVRGVAYLSARHPDVADFIRGLMRPPTNPEGEKEEIALKNFARIVYGEVSPELRALAEGYGVQIVKEPPPEAIQVPDDMGGIVDAAQKAADLARKGFSPHVDFSLLRPEGAPIRGSGGTSSGPVSFLVEIFDNFLEWAALGGEEAGPVATLRYVYAPVLRVVRQGGTRRGAGMATLSIEHPDLLDFLTAKDLDREKAEGDISTFNISVLVTEAFMKALEEDALWPVTPIEVPGKYYPYPLEGTYRGQIPNLPEREDGAKPVPLFGGQVPARWLWHEIAWHAWATGEPGLIFVDRINQLSALKGLGPRYQIRSTNPCGEIPLTVGEPCDLGALNLAAYVKDGAFMMEEFRRDVHTAVRFLDNVLDVNRFALKDNEEAARKLRRLGLGVMGLADALMKMGLPYSSEEAREKVYEIMSAMREEAIRASEALAKERGVFPLYEEHREYFEALGIRPRRNVALLTVAPTGTTSMLMGVSSGIEPVFSPFVWRRIGGEYKPLLHPLFVEMMEAYPPHPDYEKEGKWDWEKIVAAIQEDGHGSVKGLSFVPEGIRQVFECAHDIHPLDHVRMQGAVQRAFDAEGYAGNSLSKTVNLPNHATVEEVEACYLEAHRTGCKGITVYRDGSREFQVLTVKKEVKEEKKEKAEVKEVKGEARAVHLGAGGPKAASPQILRKPEGPVYERPGRLMGFTDMVKLLSPDGGKRSFLVTVNMLEGRPIEVILTSGKAGDEANADSEALGRVVSIALQYGVPPEAIVRTLRGINGGLYGTYGGRLVSSKADLIAVALETIPEALASPESALAGLPRGASLRGEALKEEAKLEEVPSLSGGSLSLPGAIPCPVCGEKALVREEGCYKCQACGYSKCG; via the coding sequence ATGGAACGGTATTTCTTTGATGAGCACGCCCAAGCCATCGCCAAACGCCAGTATCTGCAGGAGGGGGATGGGGACATCCTGGGCATGTTCCGCCGGGTGGCCCGGGAGATCGCCAAGGTGGAGAAGCCGGAAGACCGCGCCTTCTGGGAGGAAAAGTTTTACCATCTCATGGCCTCCAAGCGCTTCTCCCCCGGGGGGCGCATCCTGGCGGGGGCCGGCACCGCCCACGGCAACCTTCTGAACTGCTTCGTGCAGGGAGCCACCGAGAACCCACCGGAAAGCTTCGCCGGCATCATGGAGGTGGCCAAAAAGCTGGCCCTGGTCACCAAGGTGGGCGGGGGCAACGGGGTCAACCTGGACCCCTACCGCTCCAAGGGGAACCGCCAGCGCCGGGCGGTGCGAGGCGTGGCCTACCTCTCCGCCCGCCACCCCGATGTGGCCGACTTCATCCGGGGCCTCATGCGCCCCCCCACCAACCCGGAAGGGGAAAAGGAGGAGATCGCCCTGAAGAACTTCGCCCGCATCGTCTACGGGGAGGTTTCCCCTGAGCTTAGGGCCTTGGCGGAAGGCTACGGGGTCCAGATCGTCAAGGAGCCCCCCCCGGAAGCCATCCAGGTGCCCGACGACATGGGGGGCATCGTGGACGCCGCCCAAAAGGCCGCGGACCTGGCCCGCAAGGGCTTTTCACCCCACGTGGACTTCTCCCTCCTTCGGCCTGAGGGAGCCCCCATCCGGGGCTCTGGGGGTACCAGCTCTGGCCCGGTAAGCTTCCTTGTGGAGATCTTTGACAACTTCCTGGAGTGGGCCGCCCTGGGAGGGGAGGAAGCGGGGCCCGTGGCCACCCTACGGTATGTGTACGCCCCGGTGCTCCGGGTGGTGCGCCAGGGCGGGACCCGCCGGGGGGCAGGGATGGCCACCCTTTCCATAGAGCACCCCGACCTCCTGGACTTCCTCACCGCCAAGGACCTGGACCGGGAAAAGGCCGAGGGGGACATCTCCACCTTCAACATCTCCGTCCTGGTCACTGAAGCCTTTATGAAGGCCCTCGAGGAGGACGCCCTCTGGCCCGTGACCCCCATTGAGGTGCCGGGAAAGTACTACCCCTATCCCTTAGAAGGCACCTACAGGGGCCAGATCCCCAACCTTCCGGAGCGGGAGGACGGGGCTAAACCCGTTCCCCTTTTCGGGGGCCAGGTCCCCGCCCGCTGGCTCTGGCACGAGATCGCCTGGCACGCCTGGGCCACGGGGGAGCCGGGGCTTATCTTCGTGGACCGCATCAACCAGCTTTCCGCCCTGAAGGGGCTTGGGCCCAGGTACCAGATCCGCTCCACCAACCCCTGCGGGGAGATTCCCCTAACCGTGGGCGAGCCCTGCGACCTAGGGGCCTTAAACCTCGCCGCCTACGTGAAGGATGGGGCCTTCATGATGGAGGAGTTCCGTAGGGACGTCCACACGGCGGTGCGCTTCCTGGACAACGTCCTGGACGTGAACCGGTTCGCCCTGAAGGACAACGAGGAGGCGGCCAGAAAGCTCAGGAGGCTTGGCCTTGGGGTGATGGGCCTGGCGGACGCCCTCATGAAGATGGGCCTCCCCTACTCCTCGGAAGAGGCCAGGGAGAAGGTCTACGAGATCATGTCCGCCATGCGGGAGGAGGCCATCAGGGCCTCGGAGGCCTTGGCGAAGGAGAGGGGGGTCTTCCCCCTCTACGAGGAGCACCGGGAGTACTTTGAGGCCTTAGGGATCAGGCCCAGGCGCAACGTAGCCCTCCTCACCGTGGCCCCCACGGGCACCACCAGCATGCTCATGGGGGTCAGTAGCGGCATCGAGCCCGTGTTCAGCCCCTTCGTGTGGCGCAGGATCGGCGGGGAGTACAAGCCCCTCCTCCACCCCCTCTTTGTGGAAATGATGGAGGCCTACCCGCCCCATCCCGATTACGAGAAGGAGGGAAAGTGGGACTGGGAGAAGATCGTCGCCGCCATCCAGGAGGACGGACACGGCTCGGTGAAGGGGCTTTCCTTCGTCCCTGAGGGGATCCGCCAGGTCTTCGAGTGCGCCCACGACATCCACCCCCTGGACCACGTGCGCATGCAAGGAGCTGTCCAGCGGGCCTTTGACGCCGAAGGGTACGCGGGGAACTCCCTTTCCAAGACGGTCAACCTGCCCAACCATGCCACCGTGGAGGAAGTGGAGGCCTGTTACCTGGAAGCCCACCGCACGGGGTGCAAGGGGATCACCGTGTACCGGGACGGCTCGAGGGAGTTCCAGGTGCTCACGGTGAAGAAGGAGGTAAAGGAGGAGAAGAAGGAGAAGGCGGAGGTAAAGGAGGTAAAAGGGGAGGCGAGGGCGGTTCATTTGGGGGCTGGGGGCCCCAAAGCGGCCTCCCCCCAGATCCTCAGGAAGCCGGAGGGCCCGGTGTACGAGCGCCCGGGCAGGCTCATGGGCTTCACCGACATGGTCAAGCTCCTCTCCCCCGACGGGGGCAAGCGGAGCTTCCTGGTCACGGTGAACATGCTGGAAGGAAGGCCCATAGAGGTCATCCTCACCTCGGGGAAGGCGGGGGATGAGGCCAACGCCGACTCCGAGGCCCTGGGCCGGGTGGTCTCCATTGCCCTCCAGTACGGGGTGCCCCCGGAGGCCATCGTGAGGACCCTAAGGGGAATCAACGGGGGCCTCTATGGCACCTACGGGGGCAGGCTGGTCTCCAGCAAGGCGGACCTCATTGCCGTGGCCCTGGAGACCATCCCCGAGGCCTTGGCCAGCCCCGAGTCAGCCCTTGCGGGGCTACCTCGCGGGGCTAGCTTGCGGGGAGAGGCCCTTAAGGAGGAGGCAAAGCTGGAGGAGGTCCCCTCCCTATCGGGAGGTAGCCTGTCCCTGCCGGGGGCCATCCCTTGCCCGGTCTGCGGGGAAAAGGCCTTGGTGCGGGAGGAAGGATGCTACAAGTGCCAGGCCTGCGGCTACTCCAAGTGCGGTTAA
- a CDS encoding MiaB/RimO family radical SAM methylthiotransferase, producing MRAAFRTLGCKVNQVETEALLGFLKALEPEVVPLEEGADLVVINTCAVTTTAEADARKEIRRARRANPQAFIVVTGCYAELSPEEVRALGADAVVPNSRKAELPRVILERFGLPSDPITTPPNEFWGAGERGLLNSRVRAFLKVQDGCQVGCAYCIIPRLRGKERHRDYRDALQEAETLLRRGIREIVLTGVRLGSYRGHPRGLAGLVEDLYHLGAKVRLSSIEPEDTGEDLLRVMARYAPGIRPHLHLSLQTGSDRLLRLMGRRYDKAYYRQLVQRAYELIPGFALTTDVIAGLPTETEEEHRETLAFLEELKPTRVHAFTYTPRPKTRAASMPQVPPEVRKRRTKEIIALAQRLAEERIKPKLGSQVEVLVERVQGGLALGHTPDYYEARLAGLARPGDTVWARVEGAEGYTLLGRVERVEQEPSLPLELPIR from the coding sequence ATGCGCGCGGCCTTCCGCACCTTAGGGTGCAAGGTGAACCAGGTGGAAACCGAGGCCCTTTTGGGCTTCCTCAAGGCCCTGGAGCCGGAGGTGGTCCCCCTCGAGGAGGGGGCGGACTTGGTGGTCATCAACACCTGCGCGGTGACCACCACCGCCGAGGCCGATGCCCGTAAGGAGATCCGCCGGGCCAGGAGGGCCAACCCCCAGGCCTTCATCGTGGTCACGGGATGCTACGCGGAGCTTTCCCCAGAGGAGGTGCGGGCGCTTGGGGCTGACGCCGTGGTGCCCAACTCCCGCAAGGCGGAGCTTCCTCGGGTGATCCTGGAGCGCTTTGGCCTCCCCTCTGACCCCATCACCACCCCCCCCAACGAGTTCTGGGGGGCGGGGGAGAGGGGGCTTCTCAATAGCCGGGTCCGGGCCTTTCTCAAGGTGCAGGATGGCTGCCAGGTGGGCTGCGCCTACTGCATTATCCCCCGGCTACGGGGCAAGGAGCGCCACCGGGACTATCGGGATGCCTTACAGGAGGCGGAGACCCTCTTAAGGAGGGGCATAAGGGAGATCGTGCTCACGGGGGTGCGGCTTGGGAGTTACCGGGGCCACCCCAGGGGCCTTGCGGGTCTGGTGGAGGACCTGTACCACCTGGGGGCCAAGGTGCGGCTTTCCTCCATCGAACCCGAGGACACGGGGGAGGATCTCCTTCGGGTCATGGCCCGGTATGCCCCTGGGATCAGGCCCCACCTGCACCTTTCTCTGCAGACGGGTTCGGACCGCCTCCTGAGGCTTATGGGCCGCCGCTACGACAAGGCCTACTACCGCCAGCTGGTGCAGAGGGCCTACGAGCTCATCCCCGGCTTTGCCCTCACCACGGATGTCATCGCCGGCCTTCCCACGGAGACCGAGGAGGAGCACCGGGAAACCCTGGCCTTTCTGGAGGAGCTTAAGCCCACCCGGGTCCACGCCTTCACCTATACCCCCCGTCCCAAGACCCGGGCAGCCTCCATGCCCCAGGTGCCGCCGGAGGTGCGCAAGCGGCGCACCAAGGAGATCATCGCTTTGGCCCAGCGTCTCGCTGAGGAGCGCATTAAGCCCAAGCTGGGAAGCCAGGTGGAGGTTTTGGTGGAGAGAGTCCAAGGGGGCCTTGCCCTCGGCCACACCCCGGACTATTACGAGGCCCGGCTTGCCGGCCTTGCCCGGCCTGGGGATACGGTTTGGGCGCGGGTGGAGGGGGCCGAGGGGTACACCCTTTTAGGCCGGGTGGAAAGGGTAGAGCAGGAGCCCTCGCTTCCCTTGGAACTGCCTATAAGGTAG
- a CDS encoding histidine triad nucleotide-binding protein, producing the protein MECVFCRIIAGELPSRKVYEDKDFVAFHDIRPKAPVHVLVVPKEHIEKLSDYPDTEEGERKLGALFRTANRVARALGLQGYKVQVHVGEKGGQEVFHVHVHIMGSPA; encoded by the coding sequence ATGGAGTGCGTGTTCTGCCGCATCATCGCCGGGGAGCTACCCTCCCGGAAGGTCTACGAGGATAAGGACTTCGTGGCCTTTCACGACATAAGGCCCAAGGCCCCGGTGCACGTGCTGGTGGTGCCCAAGGAGCACATAGAGAAGCTTTCCGACTACCCCGACACGGAAGAAGGGGAGCGGAAGCTTGGGGCCCTCTTCCGCACCGCCAACCGGGTGGCCCGGGCCCTGGGCCTTCAGGGCTACAAGGTCCAGGTGCACGTGGGGGAGAAGGGAGGCCAGGAGGTCTTCCACGTGCACGTGCACATCATGGGGAGTCCTGCTTGA
- a CDS encoding metallophosphoesterase, translating to MRKLLFLLLSLGLAFGQRVAVIGDWGQDTLGRAQVASLLRAEHARKPLAALFTAGDNFYPRGQVVERFLQELPPVPLYPAFGNHDAPHLEEQLQRFHLERPYYHVRLGAIEFLILYTEGDLRAQRAWLAQALSRAQAPWRVVVLHRPLYSSGLHGGSPGLRSLLEPLLRQHRVPLVLAGHDHHYERLQVGYTTHLVVGGGGASLYPTKPPSPYTRALVVAHHALFLEVEGESLLGYALDPGGQVLDRFVLKQDSP from the coding sequence GTGCGTAAGCTCCTTTTCCTCCTTCTTTCCCTTGGACTGGCCTTTGGCCAGCGGGTGGCGGTCATAGGGGATTGGGGCCAGGACACCCTGGGCCGCGCCCAGGTGGCCAGCCTGCTTCGGGCTGAGCATGCCCGCAAGCCCTTGGCTGCCCTCTTCACCGCGGGGGACAACTTCTATCCCCGGGGGCAGGTGGTGGAACGCTTCCTCCAGGAGCTCCCCCCCGTGCCCCTCTACCCCGCTTTTGGCAACCATGACGCCCCACACCTAGAGGAGCAACTCCAGCGCTTCCACCTGGAAAGGCCCTACTACCACGTGCGCCTGGGGGCCATAGAGTTCCTCATCCTCTACACGGAGGGAGACCTAAGAGCCCAGCGGGCCTGGCTAGCCCAGGCCCTTAGCCGCGCTCAAGCGCCTTGGCGGGTAGTGGTCCTCCACCGCCCCCTTTACTCCTCGGGGCTCCATGGAGGAAGCCCCGGCCTACGGAGCCTCCTCGAGCCCCTTTTACGCCAACATCGGGTACCCTTGGTCTTGGCAGGCCACGACCACCATTACGAACGCCTCCAGGTGGGCTATACCACCCACCTGGTGGTGGGCGGAGGTGGGGCGAGCCTCTACCCCACCAAGCCCCCTTCCCCATACACCCGGGCCCTGGTGGTGGCCCACCATGCCCTATTCCTGGAGGTGGAAGGGGAAAGCCTCTTGGGCTACGCCCTAGATCCAGGCGGCCAGGTGCTGGACCGATTCGTCCTCAAGCAGGACTCCCCATGA
- a CDS encoding bifunctional nuclease family protein codes for MLNAKIETLGVDPQNGSVVVLLRTENDKLLPIVIGPLEAHHIVVALQGEKPPRPLTPDLLLSVMEMLQGKLLRVEIIDLRDGTFYARLILEHRGIELEVDARPSDAMALALRAGAPILVAEEVVERAGVEEASLKPHGAAEA; via the coding sequence ATGCTGAACGCCAAGATTGAGACCCTGGGCGTGGACCCCCAGAACGGGAGCGTGGTGGTCCTGCTCAGGACGGAGAACGACAAGCTCCTCCCCATCGTCATCGGTCCCCTCGAGGCCCACCACATCGTGGTGGCCCTGCAAGGGGAGAAACCCCCCCGTCCCTTAACCCCAGACCTCCTGCTATCCGTAATGGAAATGCTCCAAGGCAAACTGCTACGGGTGGAGATCATTGACCTAAGAGACGGCACCTTCTACGCCCGCCTGATCCTGGAGCACCGGGGCATCGAGCTGGAGGTGGACGCAAGGCCCTCCGACGCCATGGCCCTAGCCCTAAGGGCCGGGGCCCCCATCCTGGTGGCCGAGGAGGTGGTGGAAAGGGCTGGGGTGGAGGAGGCCAGCTTAAAGCCCCACGGGGCCGCTGAAGCCTAG
- a CDS encoding phosphoribosyltransferase family protein, with product MRTYPVEIAGVRRELPIVQVGPDVAVALLNLLGDTELTEAAAEELAKRLPPEVETLVTPEVKAVPLAHALSRIAKKPYVVARKTEKPYMINPISRQVLSITTGKPQLLVLDGADIPLIRGHRVAIVDDVVSTGSTLSGLRELIESVGGQVVAVLAVFTEGTPRQDVIALGHLPLFKPE from the coding sequence GTGAGGACCTACCCTGTGGAGATCGCTGGGGTTCGGCGCGAACTTCCCATCGTCCAGGTGGGGCCGGATGTGGCCGTGGCCCTTTTGAACCTTCTGGGGGACACTGAGCTCACCGAGGCCGCCGCCGAGGAGCTGGCCAAGCGCCTACCCCCTGAGGTGGAAACCCTGGTCACCCCTGAGGTCAAGGCGGTACCCTTGGCCCACGCCCTTTCCCGGATCGCCAAGAAGCCCTACGTGGTGGCCCGGAAGACGGAGAAGCCCTACATGATCAACCCCATAAGCCGCCAGGTGCTCTCCATCACCACGGGAAAGCCCCAGCTTCTGGTGCTGGATGGAGCGGACATCCCCCTCATCCGGGGGCACAGGGTGGCCATCGTGGACGATGTGGTCTCCACGGGTTCCACCCTTTCGGGGCTCCGGGAGCTCATCGAGAGCGTGGGGGGCCAGGTGGTGGCGGTGCTGGCGGTCTTCACCGAGGGCACGCCCCGCCAGGACGTCATCGCCCTAGGCCACCTGCCCCTCTTCAAGCCGGAATAG
- a CDS encoding adenine phosphoribosyltransferase, whose product METYPITIGGVTRHVPLIQPLPGRRIPLVEFLGDPELVRAAAQALKPLVPAGTEVLFTTETSPIPLTHVLAEEMGLPYVVARRRRRPYMEDPIIQEVQTLTLGVGEVLWLDRRFAEKLLNQRVTLVSDVVSSGETMRAMERMVLRAGGRVVGRIAAFRQGAPALDVATVAELPML is encoded by the coding sequence ATGGAAACCTATCCCATCACCATCGGCGGCGTTACCCGTCACGTGCCCCTTATCCAGCCTTTGCCAGGGCGGCGCATCCCCCTGGTGGAGTTCTTGGGGGACCCCGAGCTGGTACGGGCCGCGGCCCAGGCCCTGAAGCCCTTGGTGCCCGCAGGCACCGAGGTGCTTTTCACCACGGAGACGAGCCCGATTCCCCTGACCCATGTGCTGGCGGAGGAGATGGGCCTACCCTACGTGGTGGCGAGAAGGCGGCGCCGGCCCTACATGGAGGATCCCATCATCCAAGAGGTCCAGACCCTGACCCTGGGGGTAGGGGAGGTTCTTTGGCTGGACCGGCGCTTCGCCGAAAAGCTCCTTAACCAGAGGGTAACCCTGGTGTCCGATGTGGTTTCCAGCGGGGAAACCATGAGGGCCATGGAGCGGATGGTGCTCCGGGCAGGAGGGCGGGTGGTGGGACGGATCGCCGCCTTCCGCCAAGGGGCTCCGGCCCTGGATGTGGCCACGGTGGCCGAGCTCCCGATGTTATAG
- a CDS encoding HAD family hydrolase, whose translation MRGALLDRDGVLLLMDEEALYKKALEFSIHGAGLEKTLAVLARAEREINEAVRTLRVRTLEEEALFWNSLVQKVAAELGLSGSGKSSASGELHSWRYYHFMRQAPGAEALLRSLKEQGLKVGVLSNTLPSLRESLAYHGLDRYVDGFFASCSLGVAKPDPRAFWMALEGLGLAPEETLYLDDDPENVEVASSLGLQAAVYLIWEPSPQSGKASTRGLL comes from the coding sequence ATGCGGGGAGCCCTTTTGGACCGGGATGGGGTTCTCCTCCTCATGGACGAGGAAGCCCTTTACAAGAAGGCCCTGGAGTTTTCCATCCACGGGGCTGGCCTGGAAAAGACCCTGGCGGTTCTGGCCCGGGCGGAGCGGGAAATCAACGAGGCCGTCCGTACCCTTAGGGTACGCACCCTCGAGGAGGAAGCCCTTTTTTGGAACTCCCTGGTGCAAAAGGTGGCCGCGGAGCTTGGGCTTTCCGGCTCCGGAAAATCCTCGGCATCGGGGGAACTCCACTCCTGGCGCTACTACCACTTCATGCGCCAAGCCCCTGGGGCGGAAGCCCTTCTCCGGAGCTTAAAAGAACAGGGGCTCAAGGTGGGCGTGCTCTCCAACACCTTGCCAAGCTTGCGGGAAAGCCTGGCCTACCACGGACTAGACCGGTATGTGGACGGTTTCTTCGCCTCCTGCTCCCTGGGGGTAGCCAAGCCGGATCCCAGGGCGTTTTGGATGGCCCTCGAGGGCCTTGGCCTAGCTCCTGAGGAAACCCTCTACCTGGACGACGACCCGGAGAACGTGGAGGTGGCCTCGAGCCTCGGACTTCAAGCCGCTGTATACCTCATCTGGGAGCCCAGCCCTCAGAGCGGAAAGGCGTCCACAAGGGGTTTGCTATAA
- a CDS encoding 5-formyltetrahydrofolate cyclo-ligase, giving the protein MDKPTLRRHCLRLWRTLDRARLSQQVVEVLLPWLKARGFRAILLYHPLPHELDLLSLTHLYPARYYLPKVAGPGLTVHPLGPLAPGPFGLLEPTTPAVDPGVLDLLVIPGLAFDQEGYRLGHGKGYYDRFLATVRAEKLGVIPKALLLPRLPRDPWDVPVNSLATEEGVLLGK; this is encoded by the coding sequence GTGGATAAGCCCACCTTGCGCCGTCACTGCCTCCGCCTTTGGCGAACCCTGGACCGGGCACGCCTTTCCCAGCAGGTGGTGGAGGTCCTCCTGCCCTGGCTTAAGGCCAGGGGCTTCCGCGCCATCCTCCTTTACCACCCCCTGCCCCACGAGCTGGACCTCCTCTCCCTTACCCACCTTTACCCCGCCCGTTACTACCTGCCCAAAGTGGCTGGCCCAGGGCTTACGGTTCATCCCCTGGGCCCCCTGGCCCCCGGACCCTTCGGCCTCCTGGAACCCACCACCCCGGCGGTGGACCCCGGGGTCTTGGACCTCCTGGTGATTCCGGGACTGGCCTTCGACCAGGAAGGCTACCGCCTGGGGCACGGCAAGGGGTACTACGACCGTTTCCTGGCCACGGTCCGGGCCGAGAAGCTGGGGGTCATCCCCAAAGCCCTCCTGCTTCCCCGCCTTCCCCGGGACCCTTGGGACGTGCCGGTCAACTCCTTGGCCACCGAGGAAGGGGTGCTTCTGGGCAAATGA
- a CDS encoding FmdB family zinc ribbon protein: MPVYVYKGLETGNYYEFEQGFHEEPLRAHPETGEPLKRVITPPAIIFKGSGWHVKDYAKKDSSSQPEGGESKDKE, translated from the coding sequence ATGCCGGTCTACGTCTACAAGGGCCTGGAGACGGGCAACTACTACGAGTTCGAACAGGGCTTCCACGAGGAGCCCCTCAGGGCGCACCCGGAAACCGGCGAGCCCTTGAAGCGGGTCATCACCCCTCCCGCCATCATCTTCAAGGGCTCGGGCTGGCACGTGAAGGACTACGCCAAGAAGGACTCCAGCTCCCAGCCGGAAGGCGGGGAGTCCAAGGATAAGGAGTGA
- a CDS encoding DUF192 domain-containing protein, translating to MERNPFFPLVAFALLIVLSVFSFMGYLLAARRLQTPPPPQRVVVETAQGQRVLQARLARTPEAWSRGLGVRKEELEALLYLFPEATDAPFNTEGYRFPVLLAFLDAKGRVLKVSRVQPGETYAPGLAYRGILEVREGLLDLSPGDRVQH from the coding sequence GTGGAACGGAATCCCTTCTTTCCCCTGGTGGCCTTTGCCCTACTCATCGTCCTCTCCGTCTTTTCCTTCATGGGCTACCTGCTCGCCGCCAGAAGGCTGCAAACCCCTCCCCCACCCCAAAGGGTGGTGGTGGAAACAGCCCAGGGTCAAAGGGTGCTCCAGGCCCGCCTGGCCCGCACCCCAGAGGCCTGGAGCCGGGGCCTGGGGGTGCGGAAGGAGGAGCTCGAGGCCCTTCTTTACCTATTTCCCGAGGCCACCGACGCCCCTTTCAACACGGAAGGCTACCGCTTTCCCGTGCTCCTGGCCTTCCTGGACGCCAAAGGCCGGGTGCTCAAGGTGAGCCGGGTCCAGCCCGGGGAGACCTACGCCCCCGGCCTTGCCTACCGGGGGATACTGGAGGTGCGGGAGGGGCTTTTAGACCTCTCCCCGGGGGACCGGGTGCAACACTAA